A genomic stretch from Arachis stenosperma cultivar V10309 chromosome 3, arast.V10309.gnm1.PFL2, whole genome shotgun sequence includes:
- the LOC130968463 gene encoding mitogen-activated protein kinase 9-like, translating to MGGGGGGTLVEGIRRLFQRRASSAIKGDDRIIIDNNNNNNNNNNNNRSDVLLVRDLRAQLASIPTSNQETELTIDDDFDISGLKPLKVPTQIFFKHSSMDPHKKGSAEAEFFTEYGEASRYQIHEVIGKGSYGVVGSALDTHTGEKVAIKKINDVFEHVSDATRILREIKLLRLLRHPDIVEIKHIMLPPSRREFKDIYVVFELMESDLHQVIKANDDLTPEHHQFFLYQLLRGLKYIHTANVFHRDLKPKNILANADCKLKICDFGLARVSFNDAPSAIFWTDYVATRWYRAPELCGSFFSKYTPAIDIWSIGCIFAEMLNGKPLFPGKNVVHQLDLMTDLLGSPPPESIARIRNEKARRYLSGMRKKQRVPLSQKFPTSDPLALRLLERLLAFDPKDRPTAEDALADPYFRGLSNVDREPSTQPISKLEFEFERRKLTKDDVRELIYREILEYHPQMLQEYLRGGEQTSFMYPSGVDRFKRQFAHLEEHYGKGERSTPLQRQHASFSRERVCVPKDEKNKNDERPSGSNLSNPRESDAAGNTNAENGPSKPNNSTRCLLKSASISGSRSYEKPSKEPEEEPIAEVNEDMVDGLTEKVAAINV from the exons atgggtggtggtggtggtggaacGCTCGTGGAAGGGATTCGACGCTTATTCCAAAGACGTGCTTCTTCAGCTATTAAAGGGGACGATCGTATTATTAtcgataataataataataataacaataataataataataataggagCGATGTGTTGTTGGTGAGAGATTTGCGGGCACAATTGGCCTCTATTCCCACTAGCAATCAAGAAACTGAACTCACCATTGACGATGACTTTGATATCTCTGGATTGAAGCCCCTCAAAGTCCCTACCCAGATCTTCTTCAAACACTCTTCCATGGATCCCCACAAAAAG GGTTCTGCAGAAGCTGAGTTTTTCACTGAGTATGGAGAGGCAAGCCGATACCAAATCCACGAAGTCATCGGGAAAGGAAGTTATGGCGTCGTGGGCTCTGCCCTTGACACTCATACCGGGGAAAAAGTTGCAATCAAGAAAATCAATGATGTTTTTGAACATGTATCGGATGCTACAAGAATCCTAAGAGAAATTAAGCTCCTGCGCTTACTTCGCCATCCTGATATAGTAGAAATTAAACATATTATGCTTCCTCCTTCCCGTCGAGAGTTCAAGGATATCTACGTTGTCTTTGAGTTGATGGAATCTGACCTTCATCAAGTAATCAAGGCAAACGATGATCTTACACCTGAGCATCACCAATTTTTCTTGTACCAACTTCTTCGAGGCCTCAAATATATACATACAG CAAATGTTTTTCATCGTGACTTAAAGCCCAAAAATATTCTTGCCAATGCTGATTGCAAACTAAAGATATGTGATTTTGGACTTGCTCGAGTTTCTTTTAATGATGCTCCATCAGCTATATTCTGGACT GACTATGTTGCAACTCGGTGGTACCGGGCACCTGAATTATGTGGTTCTTTTTTCTCTAAA TATACCCCTGCAATTGATATCTGGAGCATTGGATGCATATTTGCAGAAATGCTCAATGGAAAGCCATTGTTTCCGGGTAAAAATGTGGTGCACCAATTGGATCTCATGACCGATTTGCTTGGCAGTCCTCCACCTGAGTCCATTGCAAGG ATTCGAAATGAGAAAGCTAGAAGATATCTTAGTGGCATGCGAAAGAAGCAACGAGTTCCGTTATCTCAAAAATTTCCAACTTCAGATCCATTGGCTCTTCGATTACTGGAGCGCTTACTTGCATTTGATCCTAAAGATCGTCCAACAGCTGAAGAT GCTTTAGCCGATCCTTATTTTCGAGGCTTGTCAAATGTGGATCGTGAGCCATCCACTCAACCCATTTCAAAACTTGAGTTTGAGTTTGAGAGAAGGAAATTGACCAAAGATGATGTTAGAGAGTTGATTTATCGAGAG ATTTTGGAGTATCATCCCCAGATGCTCCAGGAATATCTTCGTGGAGGAGAACAAACCAGCTTCATGTATCCAAG TGGGGTTGATCGGTTCAAGCGACAGTTTGCACATCTTGAGGAACATTATGGCAAGGGTGAGCGAAGCACTCCATTGCAGAGACAGCATGCCTC GTTTTCCAGAGAGCGAGTTTGTGTTCCAAAggatgagaaaaacaaaaatgatGAAAGACCCAGCGGCTCAAATTTGTCTAATCCTCGAGAGTCTGATGCTGCTGGAAACACCAATGCAGAAAATGGGCCCTCAAAACCAAACAACAGCACACGTTGCCTCTTGAAAAGTGCCAGCATTAGCGGTTCAAGGAGTTATGAGAAACCAAGTAAAGAACCAGAG GAGGAACCAATCGCGGAGGTCAATGAGGATATGGTAGATGGATTGACAGAGAAAGTTGCTGCTATAAATGTTTAG